In a single window of the Pseudobacteriovorax antillogorgiicola genome:
- a CDS encoding YHYH protein, whose protein sequence is MGLIIKHIFRFSIAALTALSFQSCDTDILTTDDEDSAEEDTTVDEHIGETSETPPEGEVEAQRRPRNQSATGTRAGAGGTATSETEVVECYGDDTDIADDVPAWIQSNFACVTAYLSTVDGVEYVVFETDNLPNHKSPYWGSDSDYYEDIGEGQTLQNFTFEAQELTLKVPTTPVALSSPQEGFAGMVGVALNGIAFYGGESSTGSLDDELLTLDLGQGHSAGGSKQYHYHAEPTKFTDYSKSLLGVMIDGYPIYGPLEEDGSEPGTGSYPALEANSYGHTHATSDFPDGIFHYHMTAWDTSSDLATGVALVPLYYHGEASRSQKTN, encoded by the coding sequence ATGGGACTCATTATCAAACATATATTTCGTTTCTCTATTGCTGCGTTAACTGCACTGTCGTTTCAAAGCTGTGATACTGATATTCTTACTACAGACGATGAAGACAGTGCGGAAGAGGATACAACTGTTGATGAACACATTGGGGAAACCAGTGAAACTCCCCCTGAAGGAGAGGTTGAGGCACAACGGAGACCGCGAAACCAATCCGCAACAGGCACCCGTGCTGGTGCCGGTGGAACCGCGACATCTGAAACTGAAGTGGTCGAGTGCTACGGAGATGACACGGACATTGCGGATGATGTTCCCGCTTGGATTCAAAGTAACTTTGCATGTGTTACAGCTTATCTGTCCACCGTCGATGGTGTGGAGTATGTGGTATTCGAGACGGATAATCTACCTAATCACAAATCTCCTTACTGGGGATCGGATAGCGACTACTATGAAGACATTGGCGAAGGCCAAACCCTTCAAAACTTTACTTTTGAAGCCCAGGAGTTAACCCTAAAAGTTCCTACGACTCCAGTGGCATTGTCAAGCCCTCAAGAAGGTTTCGCAGGAATGGTGGGCGTTGCTCTCAACGGCATTGCATTCTATGGTGGTGAGTCTAGCACGGGATCGCTTGATGACGAGTTACTGACTCTTGATTTGGGGCAAGGTCACTCGGCAGGTGGGAGCAAACAGTATCACTATCATGCGGAACCAACAAAGTTTACAGATTACTCTAAGAGCCTCTTAGGTGTGATGATTGACGGCTATCCTATCTATGGCCCCCTAGAGGAGGATGGCTCTGAGCCGGGGACGGGTTCTTACCCGGCGCTAGAGGCGAATTCCTACGGACATACCCACGCGACTTCCGATTTTCCAGATGGCATCTTTCATTATCATATGACTGCTTGGGATACCTCTTCGGACCTTGCGACAGGAGTTGCCTTAGTTCCTCTCTACTACCACGGTGAGGCATCTAGAAGTCAGAAAACAAATTAG
- a CDS encoding PspA/IM30 family protein, with protein MGIFSRFTDIVNANITALLDKAEDPVKMVRLMIREMEETLFDVKASAARIVADQKTLERRLLELKDHSELWQGRAELAIERGEEDLARSALIEKSKIEKEHEGVHRQLDDLNQNLQKFREDIQTLEKKLDEAKSKKRAIEARAFTLESQSKIQKQIIKANSSDGAFHKFERMERDLDRLEGDLIAHRPEADLEEKFKKLEHEQSVEAELEALKEKVKAGKSD; from the coding sequence ATGGGAATTTTTTCCAGATTTACTGATATTGTTAATGCAAATATTACCGCTCTCCTTGATAAAGCCGAAGATCCAGTTAAAATGGTACGCCTAATGATTCGAGAGATGGAAGAAACCCTCTTCGATGTCAAAGCATCGGCAGCGAGGATCGTAGCTGATCAGAAGACCCTTGAACGCCGACTACTTGAGCTGAAGGACCACTCTGAACTTTGGCAGGGTCGGGCTGAGTTAGCGATCGAGAGAGGCGAAGAAGATCTGGCTCGGTCAGCCCTGATTGAGAAGTCCAAGATCGAAAAAGAGCATGAAGGCGTTCATCGTCAGCTGGATGATCTAAACCAAAACCTTCAGAAGTTCCGAGAGGATATTCAAACCCTCGAAAAGAAACTGGATGAGGCCAAAAGTAAAAAACGAGCGATTGAAGCCCGTGCCTTTACGCTCGAAAGCCAAAGCAAGATCCAAAAACAGATCATCAAAGCCAATTCCAGCGATGGAGCGTTTCACAAGTTTGAACGTATGGAGCGTGACTTAGATCGCCTCGAAGGTGATTTGATCGCCCATAGACCCGAAGCTGATTTGGAAGAAAAGTTTAAGAAGCTAGAGCATGAACAGTCCGTAGAAGCCGAGTTGGAAGCCCTTAAGGAAAAGGTGAAGGCTGGCAAATCAGATTAG
- a CDS encoding sigma 54-interacting transcriptional regulator, producing the protein MNQEAIGESEVFTAMMEQTSDLAKIHRPVIVFGERGVGKELVADRLHYHAPWWTEPFIKVNCGTLGGSLLDAELFGYEAGAFTGADKKRLGKIEAADGGTLFLDEIALASKQVQEKLLRVIEYGEFYRLSSNRPVKVSIRLVVASNQHLQALVDRKEFLPDLYDRLCFDMIEIPPLRDRGSDIRLLAEYFIRRFCLDFDIPPPVIEESAWQQLYQHQWPGNIRELKNVVERTVFGSRDQGHIVSWRQVSKPSGSPETPRKNEQSSVQKSFTDHVEDFERGLIETALTSCHGSQKLAAEHLKLSYHQFRGLLRKYGYKK; encoded by the coding sequence ATGAACCAAGAAGCGATCGGCGAATCTGAAGTGTTTACAGCGATGATGGAACAGACCTCCGATCTTGCAAAAATCCATCGGCCAGTGATCGTTTTCGGGGAGCGAGGCGTCGGCAAGGAACTGGTGGCTGATCGCCTTCATTATCACGCACCATGGTGGACCGAGCCCTTTATCAAAGTAAACTGTGGGACTCTTGGTGGCAGCTTGCTCGATGCGGAGCTGTTCGGCTACGAAGCCGGTGCGTTCACAGGGGCAGATAAGAAGCGCTTGGGCAAAATCGAGGCTGCAGATGGTGGAACGCTTTTTCTAGATGAGATCGCTTTGGCCTCGAAGCAGGTTCAAGAGAAGCTTCTTAGAGTGATCGAATACGGCGAGTTCTATCGGCTTTCGTCGAATCGACCAGTGAAGGTCAGTATTCGGCTTGTGGTAGCGAGCAATCAGCACCTGCAAGCTTTGGTAGATCGAAAGGAATTCCTTCCTGATCTTTATGATCGTCTTTGCTTCGACATGATAGAGATTCCCCCTTTGAGAGACAGAGGCAGTGATATTCGGCTTCTGGCAGAATACTTTATTCGTAGATTCTGTCTCGATTTTGACATTCCTCCACCAGTGATTGAAGAAAGCGCTTGGCAGCAGCTCTATCAGCACCAATGGCCAGGCAATATTCGAGAGCTTAAGAATGTAGTCGAGAGGACTGTATTTGGCAGTCGAGATCAGGGCCATATAGTCTCATGGCGTCAGGTTAGCAAGCCCAGCGGGTCTCCCGAAACACCTCGCAAGAACGAGCAGTCCTCGGTTCAAAAGTCATTTACCGATCATGTGGAAGATTTTGAGAGAGGCTTGATCGAGACGGCTCTAACGAGTTGCCATGGCAGCCAAAAGCTAGCCGCCGAGCATCTAAAGTTGAGTTACCATCAGTTCCGGGGGCTTCTTCGCAAATATGGTTACAAAAAGTAG
- a CDS encoding toxin-antitoxin system YwqK family antitoxin: MARAIFPIFVLSLLLGGSETKTDPIPHNKLQRQGRHKLYQDQNFTGIAIKRYPNSKAIKAWIPYRDGLRHGLQKKWFPNGTPLSYRFYSADLKHGNHRGWHRNGKKRFYYNFKDDKHTGENWAWHDNGKIAQYFKIEHGRQVAYKQWRYEGKIFWNASRQVDQQVGLKGGRLCRQVKGASDGKSIRL, encoded by the coding sequence ATGGCAAGAGCAATATTTCCGATCTTTGTATTGAGTTTGCTACTGGGTGGCAGCGAGACAAAGACTGACCCCATCCCCCATAACAAACTTCAAAGGCAAGGCCGCCACAAGCTCTATCAAGACCAAAATTTTACCGGGATAGCTATCAAACGATACCCGAATTCCAAGGCCATAAAAGCCTGGATTCCATACCGGGATGGATTGCGCCACGGGCTGCAAAAAAAATGGTTTCCCAATGGAACACCACTTTCCTATCGATTTTACTCCGCTGACCTCAAGCATGGCAATCATCGTGGATGGCACCGCAATGGCAAGAAAAGGTTCTATTATAACTTTAAAGATGACAAACACACCGGCGAGAACTGGGCATGGCATGATAATGGAAAGATTGCCCAATACTTTAAGATAGAACATGGCAGGCAGGTGGCTTATAAGCAATGGCGCTACGAAGGCAAAATATTTTGGAATGCCAGTCGCCAAGTGGATCAACAAGTGGGATTGAAGGGTGGCCGACTATGCCGGCAAGTGAAGGGAGCATCCGATGGTAAATCAATTCGACTATAG
- a CDS encoding response regulator produces MTQQQTKVLLVDDEEMNVLILKRRLLRKGFIIAQACDGLDAIDCIRERGQPDLVLMDLMMPRMDGWEATRMIKKSHPDVKVIAVSAKVDEDCDLEAKGFDAFCAKPINFQKLALAIERTLESLVA; encoded by the coding sequence ATGACTCAGCAACAAACCAAAGTTCTTTTAGTAGACGACGAAGAAATGAATGTCTTGATCTTAAAGCGTCGTTTGCTTCGCAAGGGTTTTATCATTGCCCAAGCATGTGATGGTCTTGATGCCATAGATTGTATCCGCGAACGAGGGCAACCAGACCTTGTCTTAATGGATTTGATGATGCCTCGAATGGATGGCTGGGAGGCGACTCGAATGATCAAGAAGAGCCATCCCGATGTTAAAGTGATTGCGGTCAGTGCAAAGGTTGATGAGGACTGTGATTTGGAGGCGAAAGGCTTTGATGCCTTTTGTGCCAAACCAATAAACTTTCAGAAGCTAGCTCTAGCAATAGAGCGAACTTTAGAGTCTCTCGTTGCTTGA
- a CDS encoding substrate-binding periplasmic protein, with product MRRLLWCVITLCHASQGLSKEPKSLTVCLGNQEKFPIYRKIGDENKPFPGYFFDFLEELSKKLKIPVRYERHPWPRCLAKLQQGKLDAVCAGSYKKDREDVGLFPKKPDGTVDESRKVNANGYYLYVLQDSGVDWDGERFINLKKPLGTITGYSVIDRLERLGATIDTARNDQLNLKKLLLGRLDGVVTHETSGQLFTNHPNIRKVEPPISSKPYYIIISHALQKTYPGYADKIWDTMVEVRDAPEMQERYRSYWDLEDWQ from the coding sequence ATGCGACGTTTATTATGGTGCGTTATCACATTGTGTCATGCAAGCCAAGGCCTAAGCAAAGAGCCCAAAAGCCTCACCGTTTGCCTTGGCAATCAAGAGAAATTTCCAATCTATCGCAAAATTGGTGATGAAAATAAGCCCTTTCCAGGCTACTTCTTTGACTTTTTAGAAGAGCTTTCTAAAAAGCTCAAAATTCCTGTTCGGTACGAAAGACATCCATGGCCTCGGTGCCTAGCAAAGTTACAACAGGGTAAGCTTGATGCTGTATGTGCAGGAAGCTACAAAAAAGATCGAGAGGACGTTGGCCTATTTCCCAAAAAACCTGATGGTACGGTGGACGAAAGCCGTAAGGTAAACGCCAATGGCTACTACCTGTATGTCCTTCAAGATTCAGGTGTGGATTGGGACGGTGAGCGCTTTATAAATCTGAAAAAGCCATTAGGGACCATCACTGGCTACTCTGTGATCGATAGACTTGAGAGGCTAGGAGCAACCATCGACACCGCTCGCAATGATCAACTTAACTTAAAGAAACTACTCCTTGGTAGACTTGATGGTGTGGTAACTCATGAAACATCCGGTCAGCTATTCACCAATCACCCCAATATTCGAAAAGTTGAACCTCCGATAAGCTCCAAGCCCTATTACATCATAATCTCCCATGCCCTTCAAAAGACCTACCCTGGCTATGCAGATAAGATATGGGATACTATGGTAGAGGTGCGAGATGCTCCCGAGATGCAGGAGCGATATCGCTCCTACTGGGATTTAGAAGACTGGCAATAG
- a CDS encoding SCO family protein yields the protein MVNQFDYRRVVIVNLSIFFLTACLERESPEQDFDLAIANLKASGLTRHQADGEGLPWFTQKLFDPVWDRKGQNLIQLPSFKLTNQFGKTVTRVDLNNRIVFANFFYARCGGMCPSTMRRIKKLYESVGHEESVLFLSHTLTPDMDTPSELHRYQQELGIADEQRWLLLTGSKDDIYRLARENYYADTTRLDQKSQQNFRHSEHLYLFDREGYLRGIYNSKNPMAMKRAAKDYKALL from the coding sequence ATGGTAAATCAATTCGACTATAGGCGTGTAGTCATCGTAAATCTAAGCATTTTCTTCCTAACTGCATGCTTAGAGCGTGAATCCCCAGAACAGGATTTTGATCTAGCGATTGCAAACCTGAAGGCTTCTGGATTGACTCGTCATCAGGCAGATGGAGAGGGCCTACCTTGGTTTACCCAAAAATTATTCGATCCTGTGTGGGACCGAAAAGGCCAAAACCTGATCCAACTCCCCTCATTTAAATTAACAAACCAGTTCGGTAAAACAGTCACGAGAGTTGATCTTAATAATCGCATTGTCTTTGCCAATTTTTTCTATGCTCGCTGCGGAGGCATGTGCCCGTCGACCATGAGACGCATAAAGAAGCTCTACGAATCAGTGGGACACGAAGAGTCGGTACTATTCTTATCTCATACCTTGACCCCTGACATGGACACACCCTCTGAGCTGCATCGCTATCAGCAAGAGCTTGGCATTGCTGATGAGCAACGCTGGTTACTGCTGACAGGATCGAAGGACGACATTTACAGATTAGCGAGAGAAAATTATTACGCTGACACCACTCGCCTCGATCAGAAAAGCCAGCAGAATTTTCGTCATTCTGAGCACCTATACCTTTTCGATCGAGAAGGCTATCTGCGAGGCATCTACAATAGCAAAAACCCCATGGCCATGAAACGAGCTGCCAAGGACTATAAGGCACTCCTCTAG
- a CDS encoding PspC domain-containing protein produces MRFYRDGSKGKIAGVCYGLGQGLGIKVGALRFLCLLSILVLGPGSLLIYLVLTAVLPNVSLDERRKRSNAQASHHLDYVFESLDLRIKKIESYVTTETFAVETRYRQLESQSEASHLSSNERL; encoded by the coding sequence ATGAGATTTTACCGGGATGGGAGCAAGGGAAAGATTGCTGGGGTCTGCTATGGATTGGGGCAAGGCTTAGGTATTAAGGTTGGCGCCTTACGGTTCCTGTGTCTTCTTTCAATCTTAGTATTGGGCCCTGGTAGCTTACTAATCTATCTCGTCTTGACTGCAGTTTTACCCAATGTTTCTCTCGACGAGCGGCGCAAGCGCAGTAACGCCCAGGCATCCCACCATCTTGACTATGTGTTCGAAAGCCTAGACTTGAGAATCAAGAAAATAGAAAGCTACGTAACAACAGAAACTTTTGCCGTAGAAACCCGTTATCGACAGCTTGAAAGCCAGTCTGAGGCTAGCCACCTGTCAAGCAACGAGAGACTCTAA
- the pspB gene encoding envelope stress response membrane protein PspB — protein sequence MENLESIVAIVCIFVICPLIVFHYVFGSRRTVSNDDGGKYQELQQKARLLEDRIQTLERILDREYPRWRKS from the coding sequence ATGGAGAACCTAGAATCCATCGTAGCCATTGTTTGTATTTTCGTGATCTGCCCGCTGATCGTTTTCCACTATGTCTTTGGCTCACGTCGCACAGTATCCAATGACGACGGGGGCAAGTATCAGGAACTCCAACAAAAGGCGAGACTACTTGAAGATAGGATTCAAACCCTAGAAAGAATTTTGGATCGGGAGTATCCCCGTTGGAGAAAATCATGA